Within Methanobacterium sp., the genomic segment TGTGGCAATAGAAACTGCAGATGTAGCTTTAATGCACGATGACATCTCCAAAGTTAATTATCTCATCAGTTTAAGTAAAAAAACCATGTCAGTAGTTAAACAGAACGTTTCCTTATCTATTTTAGTTAAAGGTTCATTTGCAGTATTTGCGGTGCTTGGATTCGTTTCATTGTGGATGGCAGTGGCATTTGGGGATATGGGATTGACTCTTATCGTAATCTTAAATGCTTTAAGAATAGGAAGATGAAAACAGACCCCCTTATTTTTTTCTATGTTCTAAATTTTCCCACCAATATTTAAAAGAAAACTGAAAAAAATAATAACTTATCTTGGCAAAAAATACATAAATTCAAAGATGGTAAAAGAGGAACAGTATGAGAGTCAACGTTATTGAAAAAGAAGTAATGAATCCAATGGCTGAAACTGCGGCAAATAAGATAAAAATATCATCTATTCCTAATAAAATCAGTAAAATAACATATTTTGACAATACAAAGCCCAATGCAGACATTATTTTGAATACAATTAAAGGGAATCTGGGTATAGATTCAATAGATGCTCAAAAACCTGCCGGTGATGGAGCAACAGAGGAACAGATGAAAGAAGCTCATAAAGGAGATTTAGTAATTCTGGCACTTGGAGACTGCGGTTCATGCACTACATGGGTAATTCTGGATGCTGTACGGCTGGAAAAAGAAGGGAAACCTACAATTTGCATTTGTACGCATAAGTTTGCTGATTATGGAAAATCACTAGCAAAAGCCCAGGGAGCAGAGAATTTAAGGATATTTGAGATTGATCATCCCATTGCAGGGCTTAAAGAGGATGAAGTGAAAGTAAAAACTGAAAAAATCATTCCTGAAATAAAGAAACTGCTTAAACTACATTAAATTTATCGAGTTGAGGAAGTCTTTCAAAAATTCAACAATTTTTGATGTTTACGAAGCAAAGTTTCGTAACTGCGAAAAATTTCAGTTTTCGCATGCAACAAAAATCAAAGATTTTTGCATGCTACGATTTTTCGGTGCCCCGAACACAAAGCAAGCAAAAGCGCAGATTTTGATGTTGAAGGAAACTAAGCTAACAAAACTTATGGTTTTGTGCTCTGAAATCGAAGATTCAAGAGTTTCCTGAACCGCAAAAACCCTTGGTTTTGCAGGCGTCAAAATCAAAGGTTTTGATAGTGTTCGAGAGCCACAAAAACAAAGTTTTTGAGGATTACAGATGAAAACCCCTAAAAAAGATACATGCGGATGCTCTATTGAAGATTTACTAAATGAAAACATAGAAAAGGGAGAAGAACGTCTCTGCGGCGCATCTCCAAGTGATATGGAACTTTACGTTGAACCGGATGCAGAAAAAATAAGCTATGAATTTTATATGAAAAAACAGACCGATGGTTTACCCAT encodes:
- a CDS encoding UGSC family (seleno)protein; amino-acid sequence: MRVNVIEKEVMNPMAETAANKIKISSIPNKISKITYFDNTKPNADIILNTIKGNLGIDSIDAQKPAGDGATEEQMKEAHKGDLVILALGDCGSCTTWVILDAVRLEKEGKPTICICTHKFADYGKSLAKAQGAENLRIFEIDHPIAGLKEDEVKVKTEKIIPEIKKLLKLH